The Quatrionicoccus australiensis nucleotide sequence CCTTCGCTTTTGCCACCCCGCTCGCCGCCCAGGCGCAGACGCCCGATGTCGTCCGCCTCGGCAATCTGAAGTTCGCGCATTACGGCGCCGTCTCTTACATGAAGGAGGCCTGCGGCAAGTACAACCTCAAGGTCGAGGAACGCATGTTCGCCAAGGGCCCGGACATCATGCCGGCGATCGTCGCCGGCGAAATCGACATCGCGGCGCTCGCTTCCGACGGCGCCATCTCCGGCCGCGCCAACGGCGTGCCGATCTACACCGTCGCCGGTTTTGCCAAGGGCGGCGCACGCATCGTCGCCGGCATCGATACCGGCATCAAGAGCATTGCCGACCTCAAGGGCAAGAAAGTCGGCGTCACGCGTGGCGGCGCGCATGAGCTGCTGCTCTACGCGGAGCTGGAAAAAGCCGGCCTGAGCTGGTCCGACAAGCCGGGCAAGGACGTGCAGATCGTCTTCCTCGCCTTCGCCGACCTCAACCAGGCGCTCGCCGCCAAGCAGATCGACGCGATGAACCAGTCCGAGCCGCAATCCTCGCAGGCGATCAACAAGAAGTTCGGCGTCGAGATTATGAAGCCCTACACCACGAAGATGGGCGAGCCGGTGCGCCTGCTGGTGATGACCGAGAAGATGTACGGCGAGAAGAAGGACGTCGCACAGCGCCTGATGAAGTGCTTCGTCGAAACCACCGCATTGTTCAACAGCGACCCCAACCTGGCTGAGAAGTATGTGCGCGAGTCCATGTTCAAGGGCCAGATCACCTCGCAGGATTTCCGCGATGCGATGGACAACGCCGACTACACCTACGACGTGACGCTCGAGCACATCGACGTCACCACCGACTTCATGCAGAAATACGGCGTCGGCCGCATGCAGAAGCCACCCAAGGCGGCCGAGTGGGTCAAGCTCGACCTGCTGCAGAAGGCCAAGACCGAACTCAAGGTGAAGTGAGCGGTCGACGATGAAAAACCTCAAGAATTTCCTGTACGGGTGCATCGTTCCCGTCCTGCTGCTCGTCCTCTGGGAAGCCGGCTCGCGTCTCGGCCTCTTCTCGGAGGTGCTGCTGCCCTCGCCGACCGCGGTCGCGATCAAGTGGTGGGCCTACCTGCTGCCGCTGCAGCCGCAGGAAGCCGGCCAGAGCTACCTGGCCTGGCTGGTCTCCGGCGAGATGCTGCATGACGCCTACTCCAGCCTGTTCCGCGTCGTTGCCGGCTTCGTCATCGGCGCCGCGCTGGCCCTGCCGCTCGGCCTGCTGATGGGCGCCAGCCCGCGCATCTACGAGCTGTTCAATCCCTTGATGCAGATCCTGCGGCCGATCCCGCCGATCGCCTACATTCCGCTGGCGATCCTCTGGTTCGGCCTGGGCAATCCGCCGTCCTTCTTCCTGATCGCGATCGGCGCCTTCTTCCCGGTGCTGATGAACACCATCGCCGGTGTGCGCCAGGTGGACGGCATCTATCTGCGGGCGGCGCGCAACCTCGGCGTCAACCAATGGACGATGTTCACGCGCGTCATCCTGCCCGCCGCGACGCCCTACATCCTGGCCGGCGTGCGCATCGGCATCGGTACCGCCTTCATCGTCGTGATCGTCTCCGAGATGATCGCGGTCAATGACGGCCTCGGTTTCCGCATCCTCGAAGCGCGCGAGTTCATGTGGTCGGACAAGATCATCGCCGGCATGATCACCATCGGCCTCCTCGGCCTCGCCATCGACTCGGCGGTCAGCCGCCTCAACAATCATCTGCTGCGCTGGCACCGCGGCCTGGAGCACTGAGATGTCGCAGATCATCGTCAACAACGTACAAAAAGTTTTCAAGACGCCGGGCAAGGATGTCATCGCGCTCAAGGACATCAATCTCGAGATCAAGGCCGGCGAATTCGTCTGCCTGCTCGGCCCCTCGGGCTGCGGCAAGTCGACGCTGCTCAACGCCGTGGCCGGCTTCGCGCTGCCCTCGGCCGGCGAAATCAGCGTCGAAGGCAAGAAGATCACCGGCCCCGGCCCGGAGCGCGGCATGGTCTTCCAGGAATACGCGCTGTTCCCGTGGATGACCGTGGCGCAGAACATCGCCTTCGGCCTGCAGGTGCAGAAAAAGGAAAAGGCCGAGATTGACCTGACCGTGAACCAGCTACTCGACCTGCTGCATCTCAACGACTTCCGCGACCGTTTCCCGAAGGACCTGTCGGGTGGCATGCGCCAGCGCGTCGCGATTGCCCGCGTGCTCGCCCTCGACTCGCCGATCATGCTGATGGACGAGCCCTTCGGCGCGCTTGATGCGCTGACCCGGCGCAACCTGCAGGACGAGCTGCTGCGCATCTGGGAAAAGCTGGGCAAGACCATCCTCTTCGTCACCCACTCGATCGAGGAGTCGATCTACCTGGCCGACCGCATCGTCGTCATGACCTACCGGCCGGGCACGGTCAAGCGCGACCAGTACGTCAACATGCCGCGCCCGCGCGACCCGGCGAGCGCCGAGTTCAACGAACTCAAGCGCGAACTCGGCCGCCTGGTCATGGAAGAGCAGCAGCGCCACGCCAACGACGAAATGAAGCTGGCGGCGGTCGACTGAGAAAAACGGGCAAAATCGGTAGGATGTCGGGGTGAATCCCGAACCGCCCCCCACCGCCGGCCGCAACCGCCGCACCCTGCTCCTGCTCGGTGCGGCGGTCGGCCTCTGCCTGCTGCTCGGCTGGCTGGCCTACCGCCTGTTTTTCGGCATCTATCTGGCCAATGACCGGCAACTGTCGGCGCAGCGCCTCGATGCCTTCGCGCGCTCGCTCGAAGCGACGCTGGCCCGCCACGAATCGCTGCCCGGCCTGCTCGCCCTCGACCCGTCACTCGCCGCATTACTGCGCGAACCGCGCAACCCGCAACGCATCGCCGCTGCCAACGCCTATCTCGAAGCGGCCCAGCAGGGCGCCGCGGTCAGCGTCACCTTCCTGATCGATGCCCACGGCGAGACGCTGGCGGCCAGCAACTGGCAGTTGCCGCGCAGTTTCGTCGGCCACAACTACGCTTTCCGCCCCTATTTCCGCGATGCGCTGAAGGACGGCCTCGGCCGTTTCTATGGTGTCGGCGTCACCACCGGCGAGCCCGGCTATTTCCTCGCCGCGCCGGTGCGCGCAGCCGGCAAGGTGCTTGGCGTGATCGTCCTCAAGCTCTCCCTCGACAGCATGGAACAGGCCCTGGCCGGCGCCGGCGACACCCTGCTGCTGGCCGATGCCGACGGCGTCGTCTTCCTGTCTTCGGAGCGCCGCCTGCGCTACCGCACACTGGCGCCCTTGCCCGAGGCAGTCAGCGCGCGCCTCGCCGAAACGCGCCAGTACGGCACGCAGCCGGTGACGCCGCTCGCGGCGCAGGCAATTTTGCCCGCTGCGAACGGTCAACCGCTACGCCTCGCCCTGCCTGGCGAAATGGCGCGCGAACGCCTGATCCACAGCCGCCCGGTCGGCGGCCAGGGCTGGCAGGTGGTACAGCTCGGCGACCCCGGCGAGGCCCGTGCCGCGGCACTTGGCGCGGCCAGCGCCGTCGTTTTTGCCGCCGCCTTCCTGCTCGGCCTGGCCGCCCACTTCCGCCACCGCGCCCGGCGCCGCGAGGAATTGCGCCGCGTCTATGGCGAACTTGAGGAACGCATCGCCGAGCGCACCGCCGACCTCACCGAACAGATCGCTGCCCTCGAAAGCACCAAGGCCATCCTGCGTGAAACGCGCGACGCCGCCGTGCAGGCCGGCAAGCTCGCGACGCTGGGCCAGATGTCGGCCGGCATCAGCCACGAACTGAACCAGCCGCTCGCTGCGCTGCAAACCCTGGCCGACAACGCACGCGCCCTGCTCGCCCGCGGCCGCCACGATGAAGTCGGCGAAAACCTGCAGCTGATCAGCGAGCTGGTGGACCGCACCGGGCGCATCGTGCGCCAGTTGAAGAGTTTTGCCCGCAAGGAAGCGGCGACGCCGCAGGCGGTCACCATCACCAGCGCGATAGAGCACGCCCTGCTCATCGTCGAGCCGCGCCGGCGGGAAATCGCCGCCCGCATCGAAATCACGCCGCCGGCCACCGATCTTCTCGCACTGGCCGAAGCCGGCCGCCTCGAACAGGTGCTGGTCAATCTGCTGCGCAACGGCCTCGACGCCATGGCCGGCCAGCCCGAACCCGTGCTTGAAGTCAGCGCCAACCGCCATGGCGAACGCGTCAGCATCCATGTTCGCGACCACGGCGCGGGCCTGGCCGACGAAGTGCGTACTCACCTATTCGAACCTTTCTACACCACCAAGCCGGCCGGCGAAGGCCTCGGTCTCGGCCTGGCCATTTCACTGACCATCGTCGAAAGTTACGGCGGCACGCTGGGCGCGCACAATGCGCCGGATGGCGGCGCCGTGTTCGTTCTGACGCTGCCCGCCGCAGGAGAACCCGATGCCCCATCTGACCCTTGAATACAGCAACAATCTCGCCAGTTTTTCGCCGGCGCTCGCCCTTGCTGCGCTGAATACGGCGATGTTCGATTCCGGCCTGTTCAGCGAGCCCGACATCAAGAGCCGGGCCTTCGCCCTCGAGCATTTCCAAGTCGGCATCCGGCCGGCGCCGCGTGCCTTCGCGCATGTCCGCATCGCATTGCTCGCCGGGCGCAGCGAGGCCGAGCGCAAGGAACTGGCCGAAGCCGTGCTCGCCGCACTGCGCTCAGCGGTCGACGCGCCCACGGGGGCAGAAATCCAGCTCAGCGTCGAGACCGTCGATCTCGACCGCGGCAGCTACGCCAAGGCCGTGCTCAATGGCTGACTTCCCGGTTTTCCTGGTCGAGGACGACGCCGCCGTGCGCAAAGGCTGCGAACAGGCGCTTTCCATCGCCGACATCCCGGTACGCGCCTTTGCCGATGCCGAGAAGCTGCTCGCCGCGCTGGCCACGGCAACGCCAGCCCTGGTCGTCAGCGACGTCCGCCTGCCCGGCCGCGACGGCCTCACGCTGCTGCGCGAACTTCGCCAGCATGACCGCGAGCTGCCGGTGCTGCTGATGACCGGGCACGGCGACGTCGCCATGGCGGTCGAGGCGATGCGCGAGGGCGCCTACGATTTCATCGAGAAGCCCTTCCCGTCCGAGCGCCTGGTCGCCGCGGTCAGGAGCGCCCTGGAAAAACGCGCCTTGCTGCGCGAAAACCGCCAGCTCAAGGAACGCCTGGGCAGCGGCAGCCAGATCATCGGCCAGTCGCCGGCCATGCAGCAGGTGCGCCAACTGGTCGGCACGCTCGCCCCGACCGGCGTCGACATCCTGATCAACGGCGAAACCGGCTGCGGCAAGGAAGTCGTCGCGCGCGCCATCCACGATGCCAGCGGCCGGCGCGGCCCCTTCGTCGCGATCAACTGCGGTGCGCTGCCGGAAACGGTGTTCGAGAGCGAACTCTTCGGCCACGAGGCGGGCGCCTTCACCGGCGCCGGCAAGCGCCGCATCGGCCGCATCGAGCACGCCAACGGCGGCACGCTGTTCCTCGACGAAATCGAGTCGATGCCGCTCAACCTGCAGGTCAAGCTGCTGCGCGTGCTGCAGGAACGCAGCGTCGAGCGCCTGGGCAGCAACACGGCGATCCCGGTCGATTGCCGCCTGGTCGCGGCGAGCAAAACCGACCTGAAAACGGCGTCGACCGCCGGCCAGTTCCGCGCCGACCTCTATTACCGCCTGAACGTGGTCAGCATCGACCTGCCGCCGCTGCGCCAGCGCCGCGAGGATATCGCGCTGCTCATGGCGCAGTTCCTGCAGGATGCCGCGACGCGCTACCAGCGCCCGGCCGCGGCGATGACGCCGGCCGACCTGGCGCGCTGGACGGCGCATGACTGGCCGGGCAATGTGCGCGAACTGAAGAATGTCGCCGACCGCTGGGCGCTCGGCCTGCCCGACGGTCTGGCGCAGCCGGCCGGTGCGACGCAGCCCGCGGGTTCGCTCGCCGAACAGGTCGAGGCCGCCGAAAAAGCCGCCATCGAAAAGGCCCTGCTGGCGGCCGACGGCAATGTCGCACGCGCCGCCGAAACGCTGAAATTGCCGAAGAAAACCCTGTACGACAAGCTGACGCGGCACGCCCTCGTCGCCGAGGATTTCCGCCGCCAGGCTCAGTAATACTGCTCGATCATGCGCAGCGAGATGGCGTAGCTGTGCCGGATCTGGTCGCCGCAGTAGCGGTGCTCGCCGGCCACCGGGCAGGCGATGCGGGCCAGGCAGGCGGTGGCGCAAGTCGACGCCGGCTGGCGGCGCCAGGCGATGCATTTGTCGAGCGCAAATTCGCCGCCGGCCAGCGCCTCGCCGGGACAAGCTGCGATGCAGGGCTGCGCGGTACAGGACAGGCAGGGCGAGCTACCGGTCAAGGCCGGCGTCGGCACGAAATCCGTATCGGCGAGCACGACGGCGCGATAGGCGTACCAACTGCCCCAGGTCGCGTTGATACCGACCATGAAAGGCGACGCATGATGCCAGCCGGCCAGCTTGCCAAGCGCTTGCAGGCCGACCGGACAAGCGCCGGGATAAAGCACCGAATAGCGCTGTGCCGGCATTTCGGCGGCAAACCAGCGGTCGACCGTGGCGCGCGTAAAATCGTCGATCGGATCGGCCGAAACGATGCCGGAACGCTGCACCGCATCCCACAGCGCGCGACCGCCATGACCAAGCAGGATCAGCTGACGAAAATCACCCGTTTCGGCGAGTTGACCGCGCAGCGCCGGCGGCAGCTCGGCAATGTTGAAAACCGCCTGCAGGTTGAGCCCGGCGGCAGCAAGCTGGCTACTCTCGAGAATCCGGGCGGCACTCATCTTTTACCAGCCCCCCGGCGCGCGACAGCGGGCATCAGGCAAGTTCGCGACGCTCGTGTTCGAGGCGCGAGATGTAGCGCTGGATGCGGTTGGCGTCACCGGTCGACAGGTTGTTGAACTGCAGGCCGATGCGGAACTGTGGCACGCTGGCGCGCGCTTCGAGTTCGATGATATTGCGGACAGTCACCGAGAAGAGCAGGTCGTGCGGATCTTCCGGCAGGACCAGGCGACAGTTCTGCAACACGTCGCCGACCGCCAGGCCATCCGGCACGCTGCTCGCGCTCAGGCCGATGCCGGACACCGAAATGTCGTGCAGCGGGCACTTGAACAGCGCATCACCGGGCAGGCGGGCAAACAGTTCGAGCGGCCGGATACGCGGCGTCTCGATCCGGAAATATTCGCGGCGCTGCAGGCGGGCGATTGTTTTCGGCAGCTTGACGGCAAATGCCTTCGCCCCTTCGAAATTGACGTCAATCGCCGCGGCGGCGCTGAAATGCACCTGGATGCCGCCGGGCCTGGCCATGAAAACGATGTGGTCGCTGTCGAGGAAACGCCGGTTGGTTTCCGGACTGCCCGAGCAATCGAAGACCAGGCGATCCTTGTCGGCCTGAACGGCGAGCAGGATGGTCTGGAAGGTTTCGCGATTGGCACCGAACTGGACGCTGAACGACTCGCGCTCGCGCACGAAACCGGCCAGCATGAACTGGATGGCGGAGGCGCTGACGATATGAAAGCGTTCTTCGATTTCCGCTTCGGAGAGTTGGGCAAG carries:
- a CDS encoding ABC transporter substrate-binding protein, with the protein product MTHNQPKLACLALAFAFATPLAAQAQTPDVVRLGNLKFAHYGAVSYMKEACGKYNLKVEERMFAKGPDIMPAIVAGEIDIAALASDGAISGRANGVPIYTVAGFAKGGARIVAGIDTGIKSIADLKGKKVGVTRGGAHELLLYAELEKAGLSWSDKPGKDVQIVFLAFADLNQALAAKQIDAMNQSEPQSSQAINKKFGVEIMKPYTTKMGEPVRLLVMTEKMYGEKKDVAQRLMKCFVETTALFNSDPNLAEKYVRESMFKGQITSQDFRDAMDNADYTYDVTLEHIDVTTDFMQKYGVGRMQKPPKAAEWVKLDLLQKAKTELKVK
- a CDS encoding ABC transporter permease, with protein sequence MKNLKNFLYGCIVPVLLLVLWEAGSRLGLFSEVLLPSPTAVAIKWWAYLLPLQPQEAGQSYLAWLVSGEMLHDAYSSLFRVVAGFVIGAALALPLGLLMGASPRIYELFNPLMQILRPIPPIAYIPLAILWFGLGNPPSFFLIAIGAFFPVLMNTIAGVRQVDGIYLRAARNLGVNQWTMFTRVILPAATPYILAGVRIGIGTAFIVVIVSEMIAVNDGLGFRILEAREFMWSDKIIAGMITIGLLGLAIDSAVSRLNNHLLRWHRGLEH
- a CDS encoding ABC transporter ATP-binding protein, giving the protein MSQIIVNNVQKVFKTPGKDVIALKDINLEIKAGEFVCLLGPSGCGKSTLLNAVAGFALPSAGEISVEGKKITGPGPERGMVFQEYALFPWMTVAQNIAFGLQVQKKEKAEIDLTVNQLLDLLHLNDFRDRFPKDLSGGMRQRVAIARVLALDSPIMLMDEPFGALDALTRRNLQDELLRIWEKLGKTILFVTHSIEESIYLADRIVVMTYRPGTVKRDQYVNMPRPRDPASAEFNELKRELGRLVMEEQQRHANDEMKLAAVD
- a CDS encoding sensor histidine kinase, coding for MNPEPPPTAGRNRRTLLLLGAAVGLCLLLGWLAYRLFFGIYLANDRQLSAQRLDAFARSLEATLARHESLPGLLALDPSLAALLREPRNPQRIAAANAYLEAAQQGAAVSVTFLIDAHGETLAASNWQLPRSFVGHNYAFRPYFRDALKDGLGRFYGVGVTTGEPGYFLAAPVRAAGKVLGVIVLKLSLDSMEQALAGAGDTLLLADADGVVFLSSERRLRYRTLAPLPEAVSARLAETRQYGTQPVTPLAAQAILPAANGQPLRLALPGEMARERLIHSRPVGGQGWQVVQLGDPGEARAAALGAASAVVFAAAFLLGLAAHFRHRARRREELRRVYGELEERIAERTADLTEQIAALESTKAILRETRDAAVQAGKLATLGQMSAGISHELNQPLAALQTLADNARALLARGRHDEVGENLQLISELVDRTGRIVRQLKSFARKEAATPQAVTITSAIEHALLIVEPRRREIAARIEITPPATDLLALAEAGRLEQVLVNLLRNGLDAMAGQPEPVLEVSANRHGERVSIHVRDHGAGLADEVRTHLFEPFYTTKPAGEGLGLGLAISLTIVESYGGTLGAHNAPDGGAVFVLTLPAAGEPDAPSDP
- a CDS encoding 5-carboxymethyl-2-hydroxymuconate Delta-isomerase translates to MPHLTLEYSNNLASFSPALALAALNTAMFDSGLFSEPDIKSRAFALEHFQVGIRPAPRAFAHVRIALLAGRSEAERKELAEAVLAALRSAVDAPTGAEIQLSVETVDLDRGSYAKAVLNG
- a CDS encoding sigma-54-dependent transcriptional regulator, whose protein sequence is MADFPVFLVEDDAAVRKGCEQALSIADIPVRAFADAEKLLAALATATPALVVSDVRLPGRDGLTLLRELRQHDRELPVLLMTGHGDVAMAVEAMREGAYDFIEKPFPSERLVAAVRSALEKRALLRENRQLKERLGSGSQIIGQSPAMQQVRQLVGTLAPTGVDILINGETGCGKEVVARAIHDASGRRGPFVAINCGALPETVFESELFGHEAGAFTGAGKRRIGRIEHANGGTLFLDEIESMPLNLQVKLLRVLQERSVERLGSNTAIPVDCRLVAASKTDLKTASTAGQFRADLYYRLNVVSIDLPPLRQRREDIALLMAQFLQDAATRYQRPAAAMTPADLARWTAHDWPGNVRELKNVADRWALGLPDGLAQPAGATQPAGSLAEQVEAAEKAAIEKALLAADGNVARAAETLKLPKKTLYDKLTRHALVAEDFRRQAQ
- a CDS encoding flagellar brake protein, which translates into the protein MSQLAQLSEAEIEERFHIVSASAIQFMLAGFVRERESFSVQFGANRETFQTILLAVQADKDRLVFDCSGSPETNRRFLDSDHIVFMARPGGIQVHFSAAAAIDVNFEGAKAFAVKLPKTIARLQRREYFRIETPRIRPLELFARLPGDALFKCPLHDISVSGIGLSASSVPDGLAVGDVLQNCRLVLPEDPHDLLFSVTVRNIIELEARASVPQFRIGLQFNNLSTGDANRIQRYISRLEHERRELA